Proteins co-encoded in one Oreochromis aureus strain Israel breed Guangdong linkage group 3, ZZ_aureus, whole genome shotgun sequence genomic window:
- the LOC120437702 gene encoding endoglucanase A-like produces MVEISSTNEQSIRKTITAESGQDVTLTCRAPSNIIITAVEWIRADLLPEYVLLYLDGHFIPDDQHPSFKDRVDLQDRQMKDGDVSLILKNVTINDAGTYECRVDVRETRLWDLSIIYLSVVDPPDKHTTTSPPTSSSTPPPTSTPPPTVSSSPPPTSTPPPASSSSPPPTSTPPPASSSSPPPTSTPRPGSTSITLPLSLSAPPLSVLLPVGSVYVLVLLVLLVLRERRCVYRKLEADGEDDITSSITYIVVKSSTSNPTNQRWRD; encoded by the exons ATGGTTGAAATCTCCAGCACCAATGAACAGTCCATCCGG AAaaccatcacagctgagtctggacaggacgtcactctgacatgtcgagctccaagcaacatcatcatcacagCTGTAGAGTGGATCAGAGCTGACCTGTTACCAGAATATGTGCTTTTGTACCTTGATGGACACTTTATTCCAGAcgaccagcatccatcttttaaggatcgggtggatctgcaggacagacagatgaaggatggagacgtgtctttgattctgaagaatgtgacgattaatgatgctggaacatacgagtgtcgaGTTGATGTGAGAGAAACACGCTTATGGGATCTCAGCATCATTTATCTTAgtgttgttgatcctccag acaaacacaccaccacatcTCCACCTACATCGAGCagcacacctccacctacatccacacctccacctacagtGAGCAGctcacctccacctacatccacacctccacctgcatCGAGCAGctcacctccacctacatccacacctccacctgcatCGAGCAGctcacctccacctacatccacacctcgaCCTGGTTCCACCTCCATCACTCTTCCTCTGTCACTTtctgctcctcctctttctgTGCTGTTGCCTGTTGGATCGGTCTATGTTttggttctactggtgttactggttctgcgGGAGAGACGATGTGTTTACAGGAAACTTGAAG CAGATGGAGAAGATGACATCACCAGTAGCATCACATACATTGTTGTGAAATCATCAACCTCCAATCCAACAAATCAGAGATGGAG AGACTGA
- the LOC120437703 gene encoding selection and upkeep of intraepithelial T-cells protein 8-like, which yields MAAGPCASLCSTLLFIGVFAFVSADQKIITAESGQDVTLTCRAPNNNFIVVEWSRADLGDEYVFVYRDGRFVPDSQHPSFKNRVDLQDRQMKDGDVSLVLKNVTTADDGSYNCNIFNGGTTSWESINTVSLTVSGQTEGQEKDEDNKDGGKEDKEKEDGSAGLTVGLSVPAVLLVAVVVGFLIYKGCKQNPADPHEAEHLQPDYQKTIPAESGQDVTLTCRAVNNESEKMNQQLHQPEVDPTQTQTFLSV from the exons ATGGCTGCTGGACCATGTGCGTCACTCTGCTCGACTTTGCTGTTTATTGGCGTCTTCGCGTTTGTGTCTGCAG accagaaaatcatcacagctgagtctggacaggacgtcactctgacatgtcgagctccaaacaacaacttcatagttgtagagtggagcagagctgacctgggagatgaatatgtgtttgtttatcGGGATGGGCGATTTGTTCCAGACagccagcatccatcttttaagaaccgggtggaccttcaggacagacagatgaaggatggagacgtgtctctgGTTCTGAAAAATGTGACGACTGCTGATGATGGATCATACAATTGTAATATCTTCAATGGAGGGACAACTTCATGGGAGAGCATCAACACTGTCAGCCTGACTGTttcag gtcagacagaaGGACAAGAGAAGGATGAAGACAACAAAGATGGAGGAAAGGAAgacaaagagaaggaggatggaTCTGCTGGACTGACTGTTGGTCTGTCAGTTCCTGCTGTGCttcttgttgctgttgttgttggtttccTGATCTACAAAGGATGTAAACAGAATCCTGCTGATCCACATGAAGCAGAGCATCTTCAGCCTGATT accagaaaaccatcccagctgagtctggacaggacgtcactctgacatgtcgagctgtAAATAATGAGTCAGAGAAAATGAACCAACAGCTTCATCAACCTGAGGTTGATCCAACACAGACTCAgacatttctctcagtctga